Proteins from a genomic interval of Streptomyces sp. NBC_01445:
- a CDS encoding aromatic ring-hydroxylating dioxygenase subunit alpha, which produces MTEALPRTDGYSADGPAGFPRRPVAERGEAVADLRRIGIDPDYWYPVARSRAVRRERTFAAVFAGQRIALYRGRSGSVYALEDRCAHRQVPLSLGVVEGDALRCCYHAWSYRGNGRISQIPYLPKGCERPPRGVRSYPVREAFGLVFVFPGDPEKAEAAPFPVLPEFGAATHRTMTFSRTVRCHYSFMHENLLDMNHQFLHRSVLGRIQPELQGYETGPQFVEARYLFVPAGGKKDRGAGLLSAEGLGGQQTPDEITIRTQYPYQTLQAVPDGAELPSFSLWAAYVPEDAEQRINHAYGLLMIAKPPVPGVLRLAWPLIRRFTERVFAQDRMAVEAEQRAWDEQGEDQNHEVFPLILDVRHMLRTNGVPLDAESVGEGGQQGAPPDVDDHEKDPGPTN; this is translated from the coding sequence ATGACCGAGGCCCTTCCCCGAACGGACGGGTACAGCGCCGACGGACCGGCGGGCTTCCCCCGACGTCCGGTGGCCGAACGCGGAGAGGCCGTCGCCGACCTGCGGCGCATCGGGATCGACCCGGATTACTGGTATCCCGTGGCCCGGTCGCGGGCTGTGCGCAGGGAGCGCACCTTCGCCGCCGTCTTCGCCGGACAACGGATCGCGCTCTACCGCGGCCGGAGCGGAAGCGTCTACGCCTTGGAGGACCGGTGCGCGCACCGCCAGGTGCCACTGAGCCTCGGAGTCGTCGAGGGGGACGCCCTGCGCTGCTGCTACCACGCCTGGTCCTACCGCGGAAACGGCCGCATCTCGCAGATCCCGTACCTGCCCAAGGGGTGCGAGCGGCCGCCGCGCGGAGTGCGGTCGTATCCGGTCCGCGAGGCGTTCGGCCTGGTGTTCGTCTTCCCCGGCGACCCCGAGAAGGCCGAGGCGGCGCCGTTCCCGGTGCTGCCGGAGTTCGGCGCGGCCACGCACCGGACCATGACCTTCTCGCGCACCGTGCGCTGCCACTACTCGTTCATGCACGAGAACTTGCTCGACATGAACCACCAGTTCCTGCACCGCAGCGTGCTGGGCAGAATTCAGCCCGAGCTGCAGGGGTACGAGACCGGCCCGCAGTTCGTCGAGGCCCGCTACCTCTTCGTCCCCGCCGGGGGCAAGAAGGACCGCGGCGCCGGACTGCTGTCCGCCGAGGGGCTCGGTGGACAGCAGACACCCGACGAGATCACCATCCGCACCCAGTACCCGTACCAAACCCTGCAAGCCGTCCCCGACGGCGCCGAACTCCCGTCGTTCTCCCTCTGGGCGGCCTACGTGCCGGAGGACGCCGAACAGCGCATCAACCACGCCTACGGCCTGCTGATGATCGCGAAGCCGCCGGTCCCCGGGGTGCTCCGTCTGGCATGGCCGCTGATCCGCCGCTTCACTGAACGGGTGTTCGCCCAGGACCGGATGGCGGTCGAGGCCGAGCAGCGAGCCTGGGACGAACAGGGCGAGGACCAGAACCATGAAGTGTTCCCACTGATCCTGGACGTGAGACACATGCTGCGGACGAACGGCGTACCGCTCGACGCCGAGTCCGTCGGCGAGGGCGGGCAGCAGGGTGCTCCGCCGGATGTCGACGACCACGAGAAGGATCCCGGGCCCACGAACTGA
- a CDS encoding ferritin-like domain-containing protein, protein MNETVSIPPRTVEAGDDHVFPPATTTVQARAELDLLLRSALALEHATIPPYLCAMFSLKDGKNREVERIIRSVVMQEMLHLALIGNIMNSIGTTPRFDDPGLVPVYPGRLPGGVMPDLEVSLGACSIERVRQVFMGIELPEEPLAPAGQRELTAISGYNPQLDEFGNIQNLTEEALDAPRKFFALADYDATTVGGFYQHIAQALTDLDESDENLFSGDPRRQVSWPHAPGRLYRVTNLQTALWAILEIIDQGEGHAQDPTVGPLPGRAS, encoded by the coding sequence ATGAACGAGACCGTTTCAATTCCTCCCAGAACGGTCGAGGCCGGGGATGATCACGTCTTCCCTCCGGCGACCACGACGGTGCAAGCCCGGGCAGAGCTGGACTTGCTCCTGCGATCAGCTCTCGCCCTCGAACACGCCACCATTCCCCCGTATCTCTGCGCGATGTTCTCCCTCAAGGACGGAAAGAACCGAGAGGTCGAACGCATCATCCGCAGCGTCGTCATGCAAGAGATGCTGCACCTGGCACTGATCGGAAACATCATGAACTCGATCGGTACCACCCCCAGGTTCGACGACCCGGGCCTGGTTCCCGTCTACCCGGGGCGGCTGCCCGGCGGGGTGATGCCCGACCTGGAGGTTTCGCTCGGCGCCTGCTCGATCGAACGGGTACGCCAGGTCTTCATGGGCATCGAGCTGCCCGAGGAGCCGCTCGCCCCGGCCGGCCAAAGAGAGCTCACGGCCATCTCTGGGTACAACCCTCAGCTGGACGAGTTCGGGAACATCCAGAACCTCACCGAAGAGGCCCTCGACGCCCCTCGAAAGTTCTTCGCCCTGGCCGACTACGACGCCACCACCGTCGGCGGGTTCTACCAGCACATCGCACAGGCACTGACCGATCTCGACGAGAGTGACGAGAATCTGTTCAGCGGCGATCCACGCAGACAGGTCAGCTGGCCGCACGCCCCCGGACGGCTGTACCGGGTGACCAATCTGCAGACAGCGCTCTGGGCCATCCTCGAGATCATCGACCAGGGCGAGGGCCATGCCCAGGACCCGACCGTGGGCCCGCTACCGGGAAGGGCGTCATGA
- a CDS encoding sensor histidine kinase, with product MAVMTAKRPGAQARVRVKDVLLAAVVFLLSMVAVSIIHEQHRISIRWQAVVLVGTSSFALVWRRRHPFGVLVVAVACAVVLQSLGFREGPLGTSSVILSVYTVAACTDRRTTWTTACASASVLVGAALVTDPRAWLSPDNAAMLAWTALPAAVGDGVRSRRAYVAAVEERAEHAERTREQEARQRVAAERMRIARELHDVVAHHIALINAQAGVAVHLVEQRPEHVLTALEGIRDVSQSALDELRVTVSLLRQPDETAAPRDPTPGMGHVPDLLASFERAGLAVKQTVSGDPQPLPPAADLAAYRIIQEALTNVRKHSGVDQARLDLSYLPNLLTITVQDDGPSQPTRSDPGKGHGLIGMRERAGTVGGRVQAGPRAEGGFTVIAELPLLSGTAEGEPASAGTDETGSRGTAEEGRA from the coding sequence ATGGCAGTGATGACCGCTAAACGTCCGGGAGCTCAGGCTCGGGTTCGCGTCAAGGACGTCTTGTTGGCGGCCGTGGTCTTTCTGCTGTCGATGGTGGCGGTCTCGATCATTCATGAGCAGCACCGGATCTCCATCCGGTGGCAGGCCGTGGTGCTCGTCGGGACCAGCTCCTTCGCGCTGGTGTGGCGGCGCCGCCACCCCTTCGGCGTACTCGTCGTGGCCGTCGCCTGCGCAGTGGTGCTTCAGTCGCTCGGGTTCCGGGAGGGTCCGCTGGGGACGAGTTCGGTCATCCTGTCCGTGTACACGGTCGCCGCGTGCACCGACCGGCGCACCACCTGGACCACAGCGTGCGCGTCGGCGTCAGTGCTGGTGGGGGCGGCCCTTGTGACCGACCCACGGGCGTGGCTCTCCCCGGACAACGCGGCGATGCTGGCATGGACGGCTCTGCCGGCGGCGGTCGGGGACGGAGTGCGATCGCGCAGGGCCTATGTGGCAGCCGTGGAAGAACGGGCGGAGCACGCGGAACGCACCCGCGAGCAGGAGGCCCGTCAGCGGGTGGCGGCCGAACGTATGCGGATCGCACGTGAGTTGCACGACGTCGTGGCCCACCACATCGCCCTGATCAACGCCCAGGCGGGCGTCGCCGTCCACCTTGTGGAGCAGCGGCCCGAACACGTACTCACGGCCCTGGAGGGGATCCGCGACGTGAGTCAGTCCGCGCTCGACGAACTGCGGGTGACCGTGAGCCTGCTGCGGCAGCCGGACGAGACAGCCGCGCCCCGTGATCCGACGCCGGGCATGGGTCACGTACCCGACCTTCTGGCGTCCTTCGAACGCGCTGGGCTTGCTGTCAAACAGACGGTGAGCGGCGACCCCCAACCCCTGCCACCGGCGGCCGACCTGGCGGCTTACCGCATCATTCAGGAGGCCCTGACCAACGTGCGCAAGCACTCGGGTGTGGACCAGGCCCGACTGGACTTGTCCTACCTCCCGAACCTGCTGACGATCACTGTGCAGGACGACGGACCGTCGCAGCCCACCCGTTCCGACCCGGGAAAGGGCCACGGGCTGATCGGGATGCGCGAGCGGGCCGGCACAGTCGGAGGCAGGGTGCAAGCCGGACCGCGCGCCGAAGGCGGTTTCACCGTGATTGCCGAGCTGCCGCTGCTGTCCGGCACGGCCGAGGGCGAACCGGCGTCGGCGGGTACCGACGAGACGGGTTCGAGGGGCACCGCCGAGGAGGGACGAGCGTGA
- a CDS encoding response regulator transcription factor, which translates to MTIRVLLADDQALLRGTFKMLFDSADDMETVGEAANGREAVDLCEELRPDVVLMDIRMPEMDGLDATRLISESEDLAGVKVLILTTFEDDEHVAEALRAGASGFLGKGVRPDVLLEAVRTVAAGEALLSPVATRALISRFLAQPELYPAVVQERLQYLTPRERDVMCLVALGLSNEDIAERLFVSPLTAKTHVNRAMTKLAARDRAQLVVMAYQCGLVSPAVEPTGPQA; encoded by the coding sequence GTGACGATCCGAGTGCTTCTCGCCGATGACCAGGCTCTGCTGCGGGGCACCTTCAAGATGCTGTTCGATTCCGCGGACGACATGGAGACCGTGGGGGAAGCCGCGAACGGCAGGGAGGCCGTGGACCTCTGCGAAGAGCTCCGTCCGGACGTGGTCCTGATGGACATCCGCATGCCCGAGATGGACGGCCTCGACGCCACGCGCCTGATCAGTGAGTCCGAGGACCTCGCCGGGGTGAAAGTCCTGATCCTCACCACCTTCGAGGACGACGAGCACGTCGCCGAGGCGCTGCGCGCGGGGGCGAGCGGCTTTCTCGGCAAGGGGGTGCGGCCGGACGTCCTGCTCGAAGCCGTCCGCACGGTGGCCGCCGGTGAGGCGCTGCTCTCCCCCGTGGCGACCCGCGCGCTGATTTCCCGTTTTCTGGCGCAGCCCGAGCTGTACCCGGCCGTCGTCCAGGAACGCCTGCAGTACCTGACGCCGCGGGAGCGCGATGTGATGTGCCTGGTGGCGCTGGGCCTATCGAACGAAGATATTGCCGAACGTTTGTTCGTAAGCCCGCTGACCGCGAAGACACACGTCAACCGCGCCATGACCAAGCTGGCGGCGCGTGACCGGGCCCAGCTCGTGGTCATGGCCTACCAGTGCGGCCTGGTCAGCCCAGCGGTGGAACCGACCGGCCCACAGGCCTGA
- a CDS encoding zf-HC2 domain-containing protein → MFSNSQECQTTRDRLAGYTLDALAEEEARAVTAHLATCSACRDEHYCLAAVAAHLIPLREALADESRRSMPRRRRPERTASLTLAHWANCKVLAATG, encoded by the coding sequence ATGTTCAGTAACTCCCAGGAATGCCAGACCACGCGTGACCGGCTGGCCGGCTACACGCTCGACGCACTCGCCGAGGAAGAGGCCCGCGCCGTCACCGCCCACTTGGCGACCTGTTCCGCGTGCCGGGACGAGCACTACTGCCTGGCGGCGGTGGCTGCTCACCTGATTCCTCTCCGGGAGGCACTGGCCGACGAGTCGCGCCGCAGCATGCCCCGTCGGCGCCGCCCGGAGCGGACCGCGTCGCTGACTCTCGCGCACTGGGCGAACTGCAAGGTGCTGGCAGCGACCGGCTGA
- a CDS encoding spore-associated protein, with the protein MRFSRPVLTGAALAALAIGGTTALAGPASAAPNTTPQKVCGSSYKTVNSAPVGSLGTVYLTYNSSNGKNCVATIRNNPGTRLDMSAWIYVSDTDQGDQDYGQYTSYAGPTYVYGKAHCVDWGGNINNVYVQVTGSNCAALREHRVTTTR; encoded by the coding sequence ATGCGATTCAGCCGACCTGTCCTGACTGGTGCCGCTCTGGCAGCCCTGGCGATCGGGGGCACGACCGCGCTGGCGGGACCCGCCTCCGCCGCGCCCAACACCACACCGCAGAAGGTCTGTGGAAGCAGCTACAAGACCGTCAACTCGGCGCCGGTCGGCTCACTGGGCACGGTCTACCTCACGTACAACTCGTCGAACGGCAAGAACTGCGTCGCGACCATCCGCAACAACCCCGGCACCCGGCTGGACATGTCCGCGTGGATCTACGTCTCCGACACCGACCAGGGTGACCAGGACTACGGGCAGTACACCTCGTACGCGGGACCGACCTACGTCTACGGCAAGGCCCACTGCGTCGACTGGGGCGGCAACATCAACAACGTGTACGTCCAGGTGACCGGGTCCAACTGTGCCGCGCTCAGGGAGCACCGGGTCACCACGACCCGCTGA
- a CDS encoding MBL fold metallo-hydrolase codes for MRTTGYTAAEYGDVSVLVGAQQGAYPYGNTLLVRGTAESLVVDPSLSLVEGAPPADLVLVSHAHEDHIAGLGSYEVPVHTHEGDLDALRSREALVAGIGLPPEEVDAVDKMMRDEFHVQGRPDAKGFEDGTVFDLGGRTVTVVHLPGHTTGHSGFLIEPDGFLFVGDIDLTSFGPYYGDLGSSLVDFEASMRRCREIDARWYGTSHQKGVIEGAEEFRRRLDAFAGVVAKREAALLTFLGEPRTVEEIVEHRLVYRPHVEGPHVRPVERRTAVQHLDVLRAGGLVAEVEQGRFRAT; via the coding sequence ATGCGTACCACGGGATACACAGCGGCAGAATACGGCGACGTCAGCGTGCTCGTAGGCGCCCAGCAAGGTGCCTACCCGTACGGCAACACGCTGTTGGTGCGTGGCACGGCCGAATCGCTGGTCGTCGACCCGTCGTTGTCGCTCGTCGAAGGCGCGCCACCCGCGGACCTGGTCCTCGTGAGCCATGCGCACGAGGACCACATCGCCGGTCTCGGCAGTTACGAGGTGCCGGTCCACACCCACGAAGGTGACCTCGACGCGCTGCGATCCCGCGAAGCTCTGGTCGCCGGGATCGGCCTGCCACCCGAAGAGGTCGACGCCGTCGACAAGATGATGCGGGACGAGTTCCATGTGCAGGGGCGACCGGACGCCAAGGGGTTCGAGGACGGGACCGTGTTCGACCTCGGCGGCCGCACCGTGACCGTCGTGCATCTGCCCGGGCACACCACGGGCCACAGCGGCTTCCTGATCGAGCCGGACGGCTTCCTGTTCGTCGGGGACATCGACCTGACGTCGTTCGGTCCCTACTACGGGGACCTCGGCAGCAGTCTCGTGGACTTCGAGGCGTCGATGCGCCGGTGCCGGGAGATCGACGCCCGCTGGTACGGCACGTCCCACCAGAAGGGCGTGATCGAGGGCGCCGAGGAATTCCGGCGCCGGCTCGACGCCTTCGCCGGCGTGGTGGCGAAGCGCGAGGCGGCGCTGCTCACGTTCCTCGGAGAGCCGCGGACCGTCGAGGAGATCGTCGAGCACAGGCTCGTCTACCGGCCCCACGTCGAAGGGCCGCATGTGAGGCCGGTCGAGCGGAGGACGGCGGTGCAGCACCTGGACGTGCTGAGGGCCGGAGGACTGGTCGCCGAGGTGGAGCAGGGACGGTTCCGCGCGACGTAG
- a CDS encoding FGGY-family carbohydrate kinase codes for MPQSAVIGVDIGTSSSKGVLVGLDGTVLHTAVREHAVDRPAPGHVEMDADIWWGEFVSLTRELTTVHDAEVIAVGASGMGPCVLLADENDTPVRPAILYGVDTRSVPQIERLESELGAEEIAHRCGSRLTTQAAGAKVAWIAEQEPELYARARRLFMPSSWLVRKLTGAYVLDHHSASQSTPLYDTLTRDWYTPWCDLIAPGIELPELRWSGEAAGTVTAEAARLTGLPTGIPVTTGTIDAWAEALSVGAHGIGDLMLMYGTTMFLVHTVPGLLRDPSLWSTVGALPDTRNLAGGMATSGAVTSWLRDLFGSDDYRQLLCLAEESGPGAGGLLMLPYFAGERTPITDPRARGVIAGLTLSHTRGDLYRAALEGTAYGVRHNIEAIDAAGGDIRRVVAVGGGTQGRLWTQIVSDVTGRAQEVRTTSIGASYGGALLAARLVTDARIDAWNPVQEVVTPRPEMTSRYDELYALYRELYPASSHVVHALADFQSR; via the coding sequence ATGCCTCAGTCAGCAGTCATCGGTGTGGACATCGGAACGTCCAGCAGCAAGGGCGTCCTCGTCGGTCTCGACGGCACCGTGCTGCACACGGCCGTCCGTGAACACGCCGTCGACCGCCCGGCCCCCGGACACGTCGAGATGGACGCGGACATCTGGTGGGGCGAATTCGTCTCCCTGACCCGCGAGTTGACCACCGTCCACGACGCGGAGGTCATCGCGGTCGGGGCCAGCGGCATGGGCCCCTGCGTGCTGCTCGCCGACGAGAACGACACACCTGTGCGCCCCGCGATCCTCTACGGTGTGGACACCCGCTCCGTCCCCCAGATCGAGCGGCTCGAAAGCGAGCTGGGCGCCGAAGAGATCGCCCACCGCTGTGGCTCGCGGCTCACGACCCAGGCGGCGGGGGCCAAGGTGGCGTGGATCGCCGAACAGGAACCGGAGCTCTACGCCCGCGCCCGCAGGCTCTTCATGCCCAGCTCCTGGCTCGTACGCAAACTCACCGGCGCCTACGTCCTCGACCACCACTCGGCCAGCCAGAGCACCCCGCTCTACGACACCCTGACCCGCGACTGGTACACCCCGTGGTGCGACCTGATCGCCCCCGGCATCGAACTTCCCGAACTGCGCTGGTCCGGCGAGGCGGCTGGCACGGTGACAGCCGAGGCCGCGCGCCTCACCGGCCTGCCAACCGGTATCCCGGTCACCACCGGAACCATCGACGCCTGGGCCGAGGCGCTGAGCGTCGGCGCACACGGGATCGGCGACCTCATGCTCATGTACGGCACGACGATGTTCCTCGTCCACACCGTGCCGGGGCTGCTGCGCGACCCCTCGCTGTGGAGCACCGTCGGCGCCCTCCCCGACACCCGCAACCTCGCCGGCGGAATGGCAACGTCCGGCGCCGTCACGAGCTGGCTGCGCGATCTGTTCGGCAGCGACGACTACCGACAACTGCTGTGCCTGGCCGAGGAGTCGGGCCCAGGTGCGGGCGGCCTGCTGATGCTTCCGTACTTCGCCGGGGAGCGCACCCCGATCACCGACCCACGGGCGCGCGGCGTCATCGCGGGCCTCACGCTGTCCCACACCCGCGGAGACCTGTACCGGGCAGCCCTGGAAGGCACGGCGTACGGAGTGCGGCACAACATCGAGGCCATCGATGCGGCCGGGGGTGACATCCGCCGCGTCGTCGCTGTCGGCGGCGGCACCCAGGGACGCCTGTGGACCCAGATCGTCTCCGACGTCACCGGCAGGGCCCAAGAGGTGCGTACGACCTCGATCGGCGCCTCCTACGGAGGGGCGCTCCTCGCCGCCCGACTCGTGACCGACGCCCGCATCGACGCATGGAACCCGGTCCAGGAAGTCGTCACCCCCCGCCCGGAGATGACGTCCCGCTACGACGAGCTGTACGCGCTGTACCGCGAGCTCTACCCGGCGTCGTCCCACGTCGTCCACGCGCTGGCCGACTTCCAGTCCCGCTGA
- a CDS encoding substrate-binding domain-containing protein: MTVKSDERLAGYRAVLQGHLRETGQAESPAEYACHGDFRVEGGRAAMERLLALPEPPDAVFVANNLMTVGALAALRDAGPPQTGLLSFGDAPWPELVTPSPTSVQLPSCELGFAAAGLVQERNAGTDKPLQTVVLRTSLQARTRRTDRRGGADSDVARDA; this comes from the coding sequence ATGACCGTCAAATCGGACGAGCGTCTCGCCGGGTACCGCGCGGTCCTGCAGGGCCATCTGCGGGAGACGGGGCAGGCCGAGTCGCCCGCCGAGTACGCCTGCCACGGAGACTTCCGCGTCGAGGGCGGACGGGCCGCGATGGAGCGGCTCCTCGCCCTGCCGGAACCCCCGGACGCCGTGTTCGTGGCGAACAACCTCATGACGGTGGGCGCCCTGGCCGCCTTGCGCGACGCAGGCCCCCCGCAGACGGGCCTGCTCTCCTTCGGCGACGCTCCGTGGCCCGAACTGGTAACCCCGTCACCGACCTCGGTCCAACTCCCGTCGTGCGAGCTGGGGTTCGCCGCGGCGGGACTCGTTCAGGAGCGCAACGCGGGCACGGACAAACCACTGCAGACGGTGGTCCTGCGTACGTCCCTCCAGGCCAGGACTCGACGAACGGACCGGCGCGGGGGTGCCGACAGCGACGTTGCCCGGGACGCCTGA
- a CDS encoding YybH family protein, producing the protein MTDDVLKAADALVSAFGEGRLDDYFGAFTPDATFVFHTTAERVASTADYRALWNRWVAEDGFRVVRCTSADQLVQAFGDTAVFSHRVETTVATTAGEETLHERETIVFARQDSGHWLAVHEHLSPAPEA; encoded by the coding sequence ATGACCGACGACGTCTTGAAGGCCGCCGACGCCCTGGTGTCCGCGTTCGGCGAAGGCCGCCTCGACGACTACTTCGGCGCGTTCACGCCGGACGCGACGTTCGTCTTCCACACCACCGCCGAACGCGTCGCGTCCACCGCCGACTACCGCGCCCTGTGGAACCGCTGGGTCGCCGAGGACGGATTCCGGGTCGTGCGCTGTACATCGGCCGATCAGCTGGTGCAGGCCTTCGGCGACACTGCCGTGTTCAGCCACCGGGTCGAGACCACGGTGGCCACGACGGCCGGCGAGGAGACGCTCCACGAACGCGAGACGATCGTGTTCGCCCGCCAGGACTCCGGCCACTGGCTCGCCGTCCACGAGCACCTCTCACCGGCACCCGAAGCCTGA
- a CDS encoding cyclase family protein: MRLVDLSVELATGIPVYPGDPRVTITPALSVAADGVNVLHLDMGSQSGTHVDAPFHIDDSLPTLDQLPLDRFVGEAVVVDARGAQPRSPLGPDLFEGRIRAGAIVLVATGWSAHWGTDDYLTHPYLTREAAELLVAAGVRTVGIDALSVDPTPADEFPAHQILCGAHAVIAENLTGLGPLVDAQAAGEPIEVSLLPLKLPAADGAPVRAVARIG; the protein is encoded by the coding sequence ATGCGCCTCGTAGACCTGTCCGTCGAGCTCGCGACCGGCATCCCGGTCTACCCCGGCGACCCGCGCGTGACGATCACCCCGGCCCTGAGCGTCGCGGCGGACGGCGTGAACGTCCTGCACCTGGACATGGGGTCCCAGTCCGGTACGCATGTCGACGCGCCGTTCCACATCGACGATTCGCTGCCCACCCTCGACCAGCTCCCACTGGACCGCTTCGTGGGAGAGGCCGTCGTCGTCGACGCCCGCGGTGCGCAGCCGCGTTCGCCGCTCGGGCCGGACCTCTTCGAGGGCCGGATCCGGGCCGGGGCGATCGTTCTCGTCGCCACCGGCTGGTCGGCGCACTGGGGCACCGACGACTACCTCACCCATCCCTACCTGACCAGGGAGGCGGCCGAACTCCTGGTCGCCGCGGGCGTGCGTACGGTCGGCATCGACGCGCTGAGCGTGGATCCCACCCCCGCCGACGAGTTCCCCGCCCACCAGATCCTGTGCGGGGCGCACGCCGTGATCGCCGAGAACCTGACCGGACTCGGCCCCCTGGTCGACGCGCAGGCGGCGGGCGAGCCCATCGAGGTCTCGCTGTTGCCGCTGAAACTGCCCGCCGCCGACGGCGCACCCGTACGCGCCGTCGCCCGCATCGGCTGA
- a CDS encoding purine-cytosine permease family protein, translating into MSDSPALTEVEQYGVERIPDSDRSAKPLDLFRVAFGGANTFATCVLGAFPILFGLSFWQGLAATVLGLVAGALILAPLAVFGPRNGTNNAVSSSAHLGVHGRIVGSFLSLLTAVAFFSISVWSSGDALVGGAHRLMGVPQNDGVFALAYGVFALLVLTVCVYGFRFMLFVNKIAVVAASTLFVLGFFAFAGDFDPGYQGSFSSASSAGFWPAFIGSALIVLSNPVSFGAFLGDWARYIPAQASNRRVVTAAFASQIATILPFFFGLATASIIAEKAAKYMDPSASNYVGGLLAIAPGWYFLPVCLLALIGGMSTGTTSLYGTGLDFSSVFTRFSRVQATLFVGVLSIGFIFVGRFAANLSQSISTFATLIITCTAPWMVIMMLGWLTRRGWYDPDSLQVFNRRQKGGRYWFTHGWNWRGMGAWLTSAVLALMFVNLPGQFVGPLGDLAGGVDLSLLVGLGVAALLYLALLSLFPEPREVYGPQGPRLVRASNTPVPPITDDVPAPVAAAERA; encoded by the coding sequence ATGAGTGATTCCCCGGCTCTGACGGAGGTGGAGCAGTACGGCGTCGAACGCATCCCTGACTCGGACCGCTCCGCCAAGCCCCTGGACCTGTTCCGGGTCGCGTTCGGTGGCGCCAACACCTTCGCCACCTGCGTCCTGGGCGCCTTCCCCATCCTGTTCGGCCTCTCGTTCTGGCAGGGTCTCGCGGCGACCGTGCTCGGCCTTGTGGCCGGTGCGCTGATCCTGGCGCCGCTCGCGGTGTTCGGCCCGCGCAACGGCACCAACAACGCCGTGTCGTCCTCGGCCCACCTGGGTGTGCACGGCCGGATCGTCGGCTCGTTCCTCTCGCTGCTCACCGCCGTCGCATTCTTCTCGATCTCCGTGTGGTCCTCCGGAGACGCACTGGTCGGCGGCGCACACCGGCTGATGGGCGTGCCGCAGAACGACGGCGTGTTCGCGCTGGCGTACGGCGTGTTCGCGCTGCTTGTGCTGACGGTGTGCGTGTACGGCTTCCGGTTCATGCTGTTCGTGAACAAGATCGCGGTGGTGGCGGCGTCCACGCTGTTCGTCCTCGGCTTCTTCGCCTTCGCCGGGGACTTCGACCCGGGCTACCAGGGGTCGTTCTCGTCCGCCTCGTCCGCCGGGTTCTGGCCCGCCTTCATCGGCTCCGCGCTGATCGTGCTGTCCAACCCGGTGTCCTTCGGCGCCTTCCTCGGCGACTGGGCCCGCTACATCCCGGCACAGGCCTCGAACCGCCGGGTCGTCACGGCCGCGTTCGCCTCGCAGATCGCCACGATCCTGCCCTTCTTCTTCGGACTCGCCACCGCCTCGATCATCGCGGAGAAGGCGGCCAAGTACATGGACCCGAGCGCGTCGAACTACGTCGGAGGGCTCCTCGCGATCGCCCCGGGCTGGTACTTCCTGCCCGTGTGTCTGCTCGCGCTGATCGGCGGCATGTCCACCGGCACCACCTCGCTGTACGGCACCGGGCTCGACTTCTCCAGCGTGTTCACCCGGTTCAGCCGTGTGCAGGCGACGCTGTTCGTCGGTGTGCTGTCGATCGGGTTCATCTTCGTCGGGCGCTTCGCGGCCAACCTGTCGCAGTCCATCTCGACGTTCGCGACGCTGATCATCACCTGCACCGCCCCCTGGATGGTGATCATGATGCTCGGCTGGCTGACCCGCCGCGGCTGGTACGACCCCGACTCGCTCCAGGTCTTCAACCGGCGCCAGAAGGGCGGCCGTTACTGGTTCACCCACGGCTGGAACTGGCGCGGCATGGGCGCGTGGCTGACCTCCGCGGTCCTCGCCCTGATGTTCGTGAACCTGCCCGGCCAGTTCGTCGGCCCGCTCGGCGACCTGGCCGGCGGAGTGGACCTCTCGCTCCTGGTGGGCCTGGGCGTCGCAGCCCTCCTCTACCTGGCCCTGCTGTCGCTCTTCCCCGAGCCGCGCGAGGTCTACGGGCCCCAGGGGCCGCGCCTGGTCCGCGCCTCGAACACGCCCGTCCCGCCGATCACCGACGACGTCCCCGCCCCCGTCGCCGCCGCGGAAAGGGCGTGA